The DNA segment taatcatgaaattcatagGTTGTCATTAAAACATTAATGGTATGAGTTGTTTCATTCATCTTTCTGTATAAATTATCAGAGTTACAGACATCTGAAAtaagtaaaatattttttccttcgaacggattgaattgaaaatacagGAACTAGTGGCAAAATAATGTTATGAACACTTGAAGTGGTGATCgtataactgaaaaataaaaaacaactcTCACTTATCGGAAAATGAGGACCAAATTCAGGTCGGGAGAAAGCACAACGGCAGGATTCGGTTCTCCTATCCTTTTCGTCTTTCCAGGGGCTTTCGCACCACCAGTTCAATTTAACGGGGGAAGGCGGCTTAGATCTAAACTCAGAGCACCGATTCTTACGAAGTTCTACGAAATTGTTTTTAGCCTTTTGcacaaattgaaatatttataatagGCGCTACTTACACTCGCAATCATATTTGAAATGCTGTTCGCAATAACTCAGGTAACCCGGGCAAGCTAAGATCCTCTTTTATATCCCATTTGAGGAGGGAGGGAAAGGAATGTCTCCCATGTGCTGAAAATGGTCATGCTTTGTTTTTAGTAGTTGGTTTTGTATTTTGATCAGGACCTACTTTCCTTTTTAACTTGCCAAttggatatttttgaaaagtgtCAACTTTATTCCATGTTTACTTCAAGTTATTACGGAAAATACATTTCATTACTGTCCGTTTTCGGCAAACGGTGTTTTCACCCACAAATTTGAAGGGTGGCTTAACTTCATACTTATTTCAGTCATTCCGACTACAATGGAAATCAGAGAAGTAAGACGGCCATGAGTGATAATGAATATTCAACCAAATAAGAGTCATCTCTTTGATTCAAAACTGTTCGTCTAGTAAAAATTCAGTTAatccattgagtattaacccctACTAGAGGAACAACCCAGTGCAACAGATTGAAGCCGAAACTTACTGCCGTAAAGTGGCGGTGCCTATTGTACATCAACAAAAGTATATGTTGCTGAGTCTGTCGAGAAGTTATGGGGTAGAAGAAATCTATTTTCTTCAGCCCAAGTGGTTGTACAGTGGTCAGGATTTTTGAGTCCGGTAGAGCTGGACTGAAACAAAACCTCTAGATATCAAAGATTAAGTCTAATATTTGCTAGATATGTATCTAGAGTTGAATTCTTGATTTTGCGCATATCTATTTCCGTTGTCTGCAGAACTAGAAAAACATTTACTAATGACAACAACAGAGCTATAACTAAGGTGAGTATAATATCGTAATACGCTGTTTCTTcaaatcttcaatcaaagagCTAGAAAAACACTTGAAGATAGAGCGATAGCGAAGGTAAAAGTAATATGATAAGCTGGTTCTTCAAACTCGTGCAATCAAAAGACTTTTGAGAGGTACAGAGGTACTACATTGGTACACCTATaaggagaatcaggataaaattttttttcatttagaaaATTCTTATGCTTAGACCGCTATGGATCATTAGCACAACTCTATCTGTAGAGTAGTTTTGAAATATGCTTATAAAGATCAATCTCCTCGAGACATAAAATTGATATAAATGTAAATAATAGCTTATTGAAAATGGAAATCATACAAATACACTAATGTTATATTTGTCGTCCTTGGAAAAATAATGTTCACACTTTATATACCTACCGATTATTTAAATCccgatttgaaatgaatatcgaATTCGGTACAATAAGCTACATATTATAAAATCTAtatcaataattcaatattatgttTGTATTGGAATATTTCCTTTACAATGTCCACTGGCTCCCTCCAACGGTTTGTACCCTCAACCAAAGAAGATTTTCTTTTGTAATATGTGTTGCATAAGCGAGAGGATACATTGCTGATAGGATGGTgaaaacattgaactctaaaagaatttcttttagagttcaaacTCTAAAAGAATTTCTTTCAGAGTTCAAACTCTAAAAGaatttcttttagagttcaaacTCTAAAAGAATTTCTTTCAGAGTTCAAACTCTAAAAGaatttcttttagagttcaatgggtgAACCTATTGCGTTCATTTTGACCTTGATGAGCGTTGTGGTTATGGTCATGCGTATAGATTGATTTTGCCCTCGTTTTTTCAAGTGAATGAGGATTCATTGACAAAAAAGTCTGAAACATTTCATACAGCACgcgtgcaaagattatagagtagtctataatctttgcacgcGTGATTAATCAGATTTACGGCGTGGTCAGCGTTTTACGGCCGGCCGCCAGATCCGTACTTAAAATTTCATGGAATTGCATTGGACATAGAGGGATGATATCaccgccatcttgaatattaaAGATAGGCAATTTTTGGTGCGGGAAAATTTCTTTTCATGATGTTTGTCTCCTCCCCCTCAAGTAATCTAGAATAATCTTTAATTTTCTTTCTGAAGGCTTTGTTCTATATTTTGAACCTGATtttgttgtattttattttgaaaaaatcctcAGTTCAATGAATTTGTTTAATTTATGTATGCATTGGTAAGCTGTTTCTTCTACCTGAGCTTCGAGCATTATTTTCAGAAGGCGATATAAATTTTCCTACATAAAATTGCTGACCTCTCAGAACAAAACAGTGAAACTATCTTTGTCCTatatttcgaagaaaatttcataataattcAAGGGTTTTCACACAACATGCTACAAAAGTATATAGCGATAAGTGACTGGGAAGCCTAAATAAGCCTGATGGGCTATTTGTAGGATGCAGGAGATACGTATATTCAAGCTTAAATTAGATTGgggataaaatgaaattttccttTCGATGATACATTTATTCAATTGCTGCTATTCGTAACGTAGATCTACAAAATAATCTGTACAATTATTCCTAACCATCTTAACAGTTATTTCTTATAATCTGTACAATTCCTAAGGTATAATTATTGTCTTTACACaacatttcaaatttcaacaaatCTGGAAACGTGAAAATGAATAACATTGGTATTTACAATCAATAGATATATACATTCACATATTTACGCATAAAATCTGATACATATAGTATCGAAGCAGAAGGATTTAGAAGTAAACTAAAATATTGACCATAAGTAGGAAGGTGAAAGTTGAACATACCAGTATGTACAGTTCAGAAAATCTCATGATATGATCATTCTAAATCTATACGAAATAGTGGAGAAATAATAACAAGCATGAAGAAGCGACGTTATACTGAGAAATACAATAAGATAAGAATAACAATTAACAACACGAAGATACAAATATGCATAATATGTATTTATTACACAGCTTCTCTAAATGTCATACTAAACAATACTTTATCTCGATTGGATTTTCTGCACAATAGAAGATAACTCTTttgtattgaaagaaaaatttattttcaattacacTTTAAAATACTATGTGTTCTTATTTTTCTCAAAAGATCGTATTCTATCAGTTAAGATGAGTAAAAGagagttcaggagaaaatagaACAAGTCccaattttgaatctttttttagCTCTACTGTAACGAGAAACTAAaacaagttttaaattttatgaGACTTCCAAAGTGATCATGAGACTGGCTGATGTATTAGTGGTTTAGTTATTTATACTTATTGATTCAAACATTGCTACGCTTTAAGCAATGAGGTTCCATTTTTTTGTTGATtgcatttgaatattttatttcacattttttcatttttggaagatggaatttcttattttcatttaCGTGCTATATGTATGTTACTTTTGAATGaagttttttttcgttattaatcttttacacttttttaaatttaCTTACTTACTTTAGTAGCACTCTGAAAAAAATGTCTAGGCTTTCATTATAGAGTATCAGTTGTGTATTTTGTTTTACGATGTTTCATGTCTATCAAGATTAGTAATCATTTTTTGGAATAATCTTAGCAAAAGTGACCTTATACTCATAGATATACAAAATTTTGGCACAGCTATTCTATTTCGAGTTTTTCCAATGCTCCGAAATTCGCCATCTTTAGTAACACTGGTGCAATTGTTTGGAGTGGACCAAATTGGCCAAAAGTAATTTTTGCCCCTTCTTCCATCGTTGTTGTTCCTTTTAACTTTTAAGTAAACAAGTAACGATTGTGTCGAGTTGAGCAACatgtttttcatgatttttatgAATTACATTTAAATGAGTTACACAGCCAACGATTTCTAACGAATGAAACATCAAATGCTAACAAAAATCATGAGGGAATTTGTTGCAATTTTTCATCTAGACGTCGAAGAATCAATACCTATTAGATATAAAGAAGGAATATTCCTTCTTTTCAAACACACCTTGATCCTTTTTGGATCCTACATATGTACCTACTCAATATATAACAATATTTCCACAATAATTCACCTATAAATACTATACATAGGTATGCCGTACCTCAATTTAAATACAGGGAGTTGTTTCTGCTGGAGAAAGGAAGTGTAAAAATTTTTGCTTTAGGTTGATACCATATGATCTATCATCTGCAAATATTTTAAGTAGTTCGGAAGGAATTTGTATTTATCATTTGTTAATTTTCGACTTGATAGATGTATTGTAGTTTCTCTGTTCAAAGTATTTGACCGTTACAATTATTGTTCTAGAAAATTCTAACCTCGGTTTTTTAGATATGCAATATGTCTACAGATGAAGGCTAGTTGAAATATCTTCACTAAACAGCTTTTCAGAGATTGGTGCATATTTTCGTAAAATGGGTTAAGATCGAGGATCGAGGGCATTGAATAAAGACCACATGTTGTTTTTATGGATGAAGTTGTTATAGTTGGAGCTAGCCCTAAATATTTGAGTATAGATACATGGAATACACACTCTCTCCAGAATTAATCATTAAACATCCAAATTTGGCGCCTAGAACTATCAGTATTTAAACGAAAAGTTAGTCCAGACTCTATAGAGCATCAGACTTCAATAGAATATATAGTATGAATGATGAAAAACTAAATCATTTGTTCTTCAAAAGAGGAATGATAGAGCATACGGATAGAGCTAAAATTTTCAATTGCCTACGTTCCTCTCAACAGAAACATCTCATTTTCCACCAAGGTCAGGGCACCTTGATTTTATATATCTATACTTTTCTGGAAGACTGGATTTTGTCTTTGAATTGCtcaaataaggaaaaaagagaACTTATTATTTTatcgtttttatttttatttttggtagGTAGGGCATTAGCACTGACCACGCTACAAAACCCATCGCTATACTACAAGTCCGACAGTATATAAAAGAAATTTACTGTTCCATTTCTTCATACCATGTAGCTGATCAGCTTGCTGGCTACCTCAGTTGGAAAAATCTGACTATGTATTGGAATTCACTCTATATTTGTATTTTAATTAAAGCAAAATTCGATAATAAGAACAtaacatgaaattttttgaagtcgacgaaaaaatgtgaTATGCATCTTGGCAGAATACTGTCTTCTTTCAAGCCACGTCGTTGATACATAAATACATAATTGTTTTACATTTCTAAACTTGAATTCtgcaaaaaattcttctttGCCAACGATTTTCGCTTtttctggaaataaaatttgtAACTTGCGTCCAGAAAACTTCGCCTTCAAGTagactatggaattttgaaggttgatattcTATGTTGGAACGTAACTCTAAGCTTTTGCTACTTCTTTCCAATTTGATAAAAGTCAAGTTAACGTTTCAGTCTGTTTTCTCAAGAAATTACGTCAGAATTCAAGTGATTTAGATGTTTACTTATTTTTCCTCTGAACTCTGAAATAATGTGGTAGCACTGGTAGCTAAGTCTACGTCTATATCCACAGAATGGTCAGAATGTCAACCAAATTCCAAAGGCTTCTTGACAAAGATTTTTTCAAACAACGTTTGAATGTTATATTGACATCATTACTTCAAACACTTAGGACaaacaaacgaaaaaaaaaaacaaaataatatttcacGAATTTATTGAACAATGTGCCTTACTTATTGTGATAACTCTCGAAAAGCAATTTCATATAGAGGAATATTTAAACTTAATAGTAATAAAATTGTCGTACCATCTATGTTTAATCAACATCAATAAAAGTGCCTAATATTCTTAACTAAACACAGAGCTTTCTAACACCGAATGAACATGAATTATTGGCTAAGGCTAAGTCATTACATCTGTACCTTTATAAACCCCCTATATTTTCACTCATTTATGCTATGTATGAAGCATATCTCAACCTAGCTGTTAAACATCATGGAATAAAAAGAATATTTAGTATATCTCACATGGACCTGCTTTCAAATTTGCTAAAGCAGGTATTGTGCTGCTCCAAAAATAGGTGCTCTTTGACATTATTGAAATTGCATTGATTGTATCATACATTTAAAATGGTTGAAACTTTCTTACTCATGTGAGCCAGAACAAGCGATGTTATTTGGTCATGGTGGCCATTATGGGTTTATCACAATTGCAGGCCGATCCACCTTCACCCTCAGAACATTTATCGATGCACCACTGGATCCAGTACGGACTCATCTCGTGGACCATCCCCACCATCAGGTAACCGGACGAGACATTGCTGGGCAACAGGTAAGACATGTCCTTGACTTTCTGCAGGTTTCTGTAGACGTCACAGGGTTGACAGCCGAAAACTTGATAGTCGTAGCTCAGGCAGAAATGACCACAGACTTGCACGAAATTCGCAGGTTTGCTCTTGGAGTTCCTGCAGCTGCACAGAGGATAACCTAGGCCGTTCGCACACAGAACAGGGCACGAGTCCGAGCGCGGGCTGCCGACCGGCACGCTCCTGTTCCGCACCGCATCGCCTGCAGGATCTGACTGGAAAGTGACAGTCAGTGGCGACAGGTCCACGCAGTCGTCTCCGCAGGCTTCTCCACCCAGCCCGGACATGCACAGCTCCACGCAGACCCTCTTGATCTCAGACCGGCTCATTATTGGCTCGAAGAAGGCGTCGTTTCCATGGCTACGCGTGGGGAATTTCCACGGGAAGGTCCAGGCGACGCCCACAACCAGGAAAAGCGGAAATATCGATATCGGCATGCTGCGTGGAAAGTCCAGAAATTAAATTGAGTTACGGGTGGCAATATGGCGGGAAGGGTGGACGTGGGGGTGGGTTGCGTAATGCTCCGGTTTTGTTCGGAAATTCGGGCTTTTGTGAGCTCCGAGCGGGGTTTTGCATGGCAGGGTAATTAGCTTATATGGACGGGAAATGTGACTGGTGCCATCGTTAGTTTTTCCGGTTATGGTCTGATGTTCATTTTTCCGTTTGTGAAATGTTGACGTTAAATTTTGGTCTTTTGTTTCATTGAGTTCTGGAATTGGCAAGTTTCCTAAAGCTCCAAAATCGTATTCGagattatttatgaaaaacctTTTTCCATTCAtcgttatccaacacgtaaaagattcgcttcaaaattgagaaatttcagaaatacactcttcgaaacttagtaaatattcgaatattcaaaagcttgtgacgtagaatgcctttacctAAGTCAAGTAATCTTTGTTAAgtcgacaacagtggaacctatcaagaagatatagaattctatatccacagactacaaaatttgtttctgtaatctgtgtctataccatagacatagagaaaggtctgtgccttccctttctatcttgCATGAAATACGACCAGAAAAAGAAACTGAACATTGAGCCTGCTAGTTGtcgttttctagaattttgattggtccacactcacctctatgtcaacagaaaagagacaggtgTTGGCCCGaagatcatttctctctttttataaaatagaaaatttcatgCTGGTATTGTTCagtatgtctctatgtctatggtttataccttcttaaaaccttggaacatagatacaaggaaatattttgtttttatagaTAGCTCAATATGAAAACCACATATATGTACGTACATACAGGGTGCAAGAGTCTTTTGACTTGTACGTATATTTAAACAGAACCTAGCTATATTTTCGAGGTCAAAACAAAAACTTTCatcctttactattttttcggaatcgcctcggtttaaaagatacgggctgttgaaaaaccatagacTCATGaagggttttatcgaatgaaacgaatttcggaatacactaatccatttatttgatgactctttttcgaactcaagatatcacccacgttttccagttttcccattataaccattgcgtaccataaaaataacaaaaattcaaagaacccaattcttgaaactaagttggacgccatataatgaatatttgaacgtttttcaaaatgaaagtattcttcatgttttcttgtataatgcgccgttttcgagtaattttatgtccaaaaaataaaaagtatctgtgaaagtTGAACCAATGGGCACTTTGGCTgagtacaactctgttcaaaagatccacagatgtatagtgtcacatatttagctagttattctgaaggtaattttgttttcctaggggtggcacagctcatcatgaaaaatcaaaatggctatatctataTTATCTATATCAGCGACGAATCGGAGAAAATGTTTTGGGAAAAAAGtcgaagactcatcctgtatatagcaTATAAGACGATttttttcgacaaaatattTCCACCAGCGAATTTCCCAGTGGTGGCATTTCcaagataaaataaattcatacACAAAATACAATAAACAAATTATACACAGCAATCAAgcaaaataattcatattatttttgAGCAAAATGGTTCTATTTTCTATTTACGTTTCTTCATTGGGGTAATCCTCAATGTAAGAGAGTATCGGCATGATGGGTTATATATGATGGTATAGTTGGGGTAGATCACCAGAGACTATGCGACGATAAAAACCTTTCGTTCGATTTCTCATAAACAGCCTTTTACACAAATCCAAATCCGCAATTACCATCTTCCAGTTCCTTTGAAGCAGAAATTAGTTTACTTGTGTCTGAATTCTATAACGAAGCGGAACTGCTTGTTGACTCAGTTTTTGTAGTTGTAGGTGCAAGTTTTAGCCTTATGCGCGAAtaattcttcaataataataatgtctacCTCTAATTTAATGTTTTCCTACATAAGGAACTCccttttttcaacttttgaaaccTTCCACGAACATCAAAACGTCCATTTCCATTTTCCAAATGTCTTATTTTCAACGATTTCACAAAGTTTCATCTTTAAATTAGAATAAGCCTTGAAAAAGGAAAAATTtgtctccgaaacgtcggctaGTTTGAAATAAAGATTTGAAAGGAACATaattgtccaaattcctgcaatCACTGTTCTAATTATCAAAATTAACTTCTACAAGCGCCCCATTTccagatttttttgaattggaaagtaAACAAATAAAGACCTGGAGCACTCAGTACTCGCCGTCAAGTGCCGCGGGTACCAGGGAGATAGTTTTACTTAAAGGTGCCATCCTGCGATTTAAATGTGttacactgcactgtactggtgagggacaataatcccgaaaccggtTTGTTTCAGCCTCTTTGGCAATTCCTGCGCTGATTCATGATTAGCTCGCATTAATTTAACGACAATTCTTCGAAATCAATATAACCTTCATCTAACTTCAGTTGagacattttttttcgaaccaTCGACTGTGTCATTCACTGTCGTCTTCCAAAATAATATTCCTGGATCCCCCACACTACAAACGTCCTTTGTACACGAACAAAACGATTCTTACAGATTTCCAGTCCGCATTCCTTCCGATAAGGGAGCCGGCATCATCCCCCATAAAAGATCCGAAAACCAACAACCCGATTATCTGGCAGAAATGAAAAGAGTAATCCCTCATTCCAAAGGTCTGCTGATTGTGTAACCATGTAGAAAATAGCAGCAGGCCTGGCGATGACATCCGATGCACGTTTGTTTGGCGACGGGCGAGGGGTAGGCTGCTGCGCCTGACTCCGATTTATGACGTCTAAGGGGGCCGTGATATATTTGTTTGGATGATGACACTTATTAAATCGTTTGCTCCACTAATGCTCGCAGTCAATGTCGCCTCCGGTGTTATTAGTTCTGCAGTATTTGGGCTGATTGTGGATGAATTTGTTATTGGAAAAGTTCAGGAATTGTTTTTTGAAAAGAATCGCGAAATGCCTTgataggtttattgaatttGTGCCAGTTATAGACTTTTGAGGTCAGGGAAAATCAGAGTTTTCCATTTTGAACAAAAACTGGGTAATGCCGGAACAGTTCTCATGAGTAACGTAATTGTTCCCTGTTTAAAATCACTGTAAATTAAATATCGAACCCTTGTAGATGCCGTCCAGACTCAACAAGCACTGTGTTTGCACCGTGTTGTATCCACGTCTGGATCTGGCTTCAGTTTAGATCAAAGATTACTACTCTATATCTTTGGTTTAGATCTGACTTTCTCGTTCTTTTGCTTCAATTTGAAAGTATACTGGGAAATGATGATTCAAATCGACCGCTCGATATTAATGGGCCCAATTTTCTTTTGTGTAGTTGTTATATCCAAGAAGATAAAGCAATATGCTTTAGTTCTTCGGTTAGATCCACTGGCATGTATCAGATTTGAGTGGAATTGGATCATTATTATGGTGCGTTCAATGAATAATTGAAGGTTGATGTTCCCTGGTTGAATGTAATTCTTTTCTTTAATCACTTCATATTTCCATAAGGAAAATAAACACGTAAACATTGATAATATTCATATATggtaattttgtatggaaaggcactttttcaaAGAGAGTTAGGTACTAGCAGattcaaaaatgttttcttcCAACGTCTTCTATCACTGAGTTAGATTTTAAGTATCAAAAGAATATTTGAggcgatttggaaaatttttggttttagCTGCTCCTGATCCTCATATTTTGAGAGTTGACATATTCAGAAAGTTGAAGCCTATAAGAGACTTGATCAGAAAAAAGAATTGATTCAGGTTATCAATGAATTGGTTGGAAAACCACTGGCTGAAGGCCATCCTTCGAGAGTATTCAACATCTTGCATCAATCAAGTTATATGGGAACTAATTGATTTCTTCTTTCAACAGAGAATCAAGCCAGTTCAGATAAAACACGAATGGAGGTTCGTGGAGTTTCTATCATCACATTTCAACATTTAACACTTCATTCTTTATCTTTGAACACTACCTGTTCCAATGAGAAGTTGAAGATCTACCCACTATTATTTTTCGTATGGATTTAGGAACTATTCATGCTAATCACCTTCGACTTCGAAACAACCTTCATAACGGTCATAGTCATCCACATGATTTACTGTTGGATCAAAATCATAGAGAGACATCGGCATTGGCGTATAAGGAGCTAAACTGAGTACCTATCTCTAAAAACCTCTATTTTGTAGTCCGAGGCattggctgtttacgtatgcgcttaGAATTGTCTtataaaatgaacctcaaaggggtgCCTATCTCTATATGACCACGGACAGTCTGGctacgctgaggtccctgggatcacactgccaggaatctctgctgacatgggaatGCCGtcataccataaagcaactggccacaAACAAtgaagtgactctactatgggtaccagggcattgtggtgttggaggaaatgaaaaagccgatgaaaaAAAGCATCAAGATCAACCTGCTGGACCTTAGCCtttgtgggcttggaaaagacCAACATAagacagcggtccaacaatgggtgTTGAGCAATAGAATAACTCTCTGGAGAAACATTTCTCGACTTACTCAGTCAAGGAAATTCGTGACGATTTTACTGACCTTTaccagaaagctgctgaagctgtcacgaggTGAGCTTCGGGTGTTGGTGGAACTGCTGACGAGGCTGGTACGAGGTACTgtggtacaaatatcatttataccgtatgggaaagtcagtagatgagatttgtagtgtggctcagaagcagaaacagctgaacacatagtatgcaagtgtccagagttGGCTgatggcctaagaaccattcattagggaaaccggtcctggatactcacgaggtaacgtaAGCCAAGGCTACTAAGGATGTTGTGTAGGTTTCATCAACAGCATTGACAACCTCCTTGGCtttctatgaatgagtagggtagagagcAAAAGATCCACATGGTCGCAGTTACTGAAAGGCTAACTGAGCCACAAAAACCCCGGtccgaataataataaataataataacaggAACTAGTCATATTCTGCCAATTATTAAAGATAATCAGTATTCAAATAGGTACATAGtcctaaaataaaataaagtaataatttctaAGAGAAGATAAATTTTATTAAAACTGAATCAGTTGCTTTTGTTGATTCAAAATCCTTAACCACTTTTTATAGAAGAAGTCATAAACATCAAAAATACACAGAAACAGGGAATAATATACTCgttatataaacaaaaatataaaccaTTTTCTGCCCACGAAGGTGCAATATTTTTGGGAAAGAAAGGATCAACAGAAACAGATCAATAAGTACATACTATCCCTTTTCAGAGACTTCTACTTACTTCATAAAAATTAGCCAGGACCCAATGTTTTCGATCTTTTTATGCACCTTACCTATCACACAATAAATATCATCGACTCTTTATAAAGCTTTAGGTACATTTACCCTATCtgataatattaattgatattgaaCTTCCTAAGTATGCGTTTAATAACATGGAAAGGTGAATAAATATGTCAaaccataaataaataaatatgtataGGGTGAATAACATCACGACGTCATTTTTGGAAGGATTATGATGCACTACTGATGAGTTTCAATGATACAGAAACCTCAACAATAAACCTTTTTATCAGTAATTTTTTCCAGAGTTCGAGTAATAATGGAATAtaattccgaaaaaaaattcagagacAAATATCGAAAGATGATCATTTTCATCGGGAAACTGTTAGCgtaattttcacaattttcttcTGGATTGGTGTCGCCCAGGAATTTTGTAATTTGGAGAAGTGAGTATTATGCATATTGATCTGGGGGCTAGAGAAGTACACCCAGAACATGCGCATGAAGAAATCAACGCCCTTAAAGACGATGAAACTGAAAGAGGTTTTCCAAGAAAATCAGCATCGACAGAGATGAAGAGTCTCTTTAATTGGAACGCCATCAAGATTTTTATCGATAATTAAAGCCGCTAATTTCTACAAATTCTCCTTATTGTCTATATCTACAGAATGTTCTTGAATCCATGGTAGTTTTTTCGATTTCGTTTTTCGATGGAAAAAGTTTTTTTGATGTCAGCGATTCGGATTTAACGTTCATATATTTCAGGGGGTGGTTTTAGAGgtatgaagaaa comes from the Coccinella septempunctata chromosome 2, icCocSept1.1, whole genome shotgun sequence genome and includes:
- the LOC123306986 gene encoding uncharacterized protein LOC123306986 isoform X1, whose amino-acid sequence is MNMPISIFPLFLVVGVAWTFPWKFPTRSHGNDAFFEPIMSRSEIKRVCVELCMSGLGGEACGDDCVDLSPLTVTFQSDPAGDAVRNRSVPVGSPRSDSCPVLCANGLGYPLCSCRNSKSKPANFVQVCGHFCLSYDYQVFGCQPCDVYRNLQKVKDMSYLLPSNVSSGYLMVGMVHEMSPYWIQWCIDKCSEGEGGSACNCDKPIMATMTK
- the LOC123306986 gene encoding uncharacterized protein LOC123306986 isoform X2; this translates as MPISIFPLFLVVGVAWTFPWKFPTRSHGNDAFFEPIMSRSEIKRVCVELCMSGLGGEACGDDCVDLSPLTVTFQSDPAGDAVRNRSVPVGSPRSDSCPVLCANGLGYPLCSCRNSKSKPANFVQVCGHFCLSYDYQVFGCQPCDVYRNLQKVKDMSYLLPSNVSSGYLMVGMVHEMSPYWIQWCIDKCSEGEGGSACNCDKPIMATMTK